From Dasypus novemcinctus isolate mDasNov1 chromosome 19, mDasNov1.1.hap2, whole genome shotgun sequence, a single genomic window includes:
- the C2CD4C gene encoding C2 calcium-dependent domain-containing protein 4C codes for MKKANLWFLERLRGAGEDRGAGAAGAEAADKAKGPLHSNVLTPDKIPDFFIPPKLPAGAAEAEAPAEPDAPPAGPRRAPRSPRLPAKLAAESRSLLRAATRHVIQVESAEDWPADEAATNADPGAQDAMSLPSVPKAQTSYGFATLAESPHTRRKESLFHSEHGALAQVGSPGAARRRGAGANGGDGASLASPGRHFSGGESDTGSSAESSPFGSPLLSRSVSLLRGFAQDGQAKVSQLRHSVGRQGALPADDGAPDASPGARRRLARRPAAPEPRAEPGPAAEHAVGVGPRGSVRLLAEYEPAQARLRVRLLAAQGLYDRLWDARSINCCVGLCLVPGKLQKQRSTIVKHSRHPVFNEDFFFDGLGPASVRKLALRVKVVNKGSLKRDTLLGEKELPLASLLPPP; via the coding sequence ATGAAGAAAGCCAACCTGTGGTTCCTGGAGCGGCTCCGGGGGGCCGGGGAGGACCGCggcgcgggggccgcgggggccgaGGCCGCTGACAAGGCCAAGGGGCCCCTGCACAGCAACGTGCTCACGCCCGACAAGATCCCCGACTTCTTCATCCCCCCGAAGCTGCCGGCGGGCGCCGCCGAGGCCGAGGCCCCGGCCGAGCCGGACGCGCCCCCGGCCGGGCCGCGCCGCGCGCCCCGCAGCCCCCGGCTGCCCGCCAAGCTGGCGGCCGAGAGCAGGAGCCTGCTGAGGGCGGCCACCCGGCACGTCATCCAGGTGGAGAGCGCCGAGGACTGGCCGGCCGACGAGGCGGCCACCAACGCCGACCCCGGGGCGCAGGACGCCATGTCGCTGCCCTCGGTGCCCAAGGCCCAGACCTCCTACGGCTTCGCCACGCTGGCCGAGAGCCCGCACACGCGGCGCAAGGAGTCGCTGTTCCACAGCGAGCACGGGGCGCTGGCCCAGGTGGGCTCGCCGGGCGCGGCGCGGCGCCGGGGCGCCGGGGCCAACGGGGGCGACGGCGCGTCCCTGGCCAGCCCCGGCCGCCACTTCAGCGGCGGGGAGAGCGACACGGGGTCCTCGGCCGAGTCCTCCCCGTTCGGCTCCCCGCTGCTGTCGCGCTCCGTGTCGCTGCTCAGGGGCTTCGCGCAGGACGGCCAGGCCAAGGTGAGCCAGCTCAGGCACTCGGTGGGCCGCCAAGGCGCGCTCCCGGCCGACGACGGCGCGCCCGACGCCAGCCCCGGGGCGCGGCGCCGCCTGGCCCGCCGGCCCGCCGCCCCCGAGCCGCGCGCCGAGCCGGGCCCCGCGGCCGAGCACGCGGTGGGCGTGGGCCCGCGGGGCAGCGTGCGGCTGCTGGCCGAGTACGAGCCGGCCCAGGCGCGCCTGCGCGTGCGGCTGCTGGCGGCCCAGGGCCTGTACGACCGCCTGTGGGACGCGCGCAGCATCAACTGCTGCGTGGGGCTGTGCCTGGTGCCCGGAAAGCTGCAGAAGCAGCGCAGCACCATCGTCAAGCACAGCCGCCACCCCGTCTTCAACGAGGACTTCTTCTTCGACGGCCTGGGCCCGGCCAGCGTGCGCAAGCTGGCGCTGCGCGTCAAGGTGGTGAACAAAGGCAGCCTCAAGCGGGACACGCTGCTGGGCGAGAAGGAGCTGCCCCTGGCCTCCCTGCTGCCCCCGCCCTGA